One segment of Triticum aestivum cultivar Chinese Spring chromosome 2A, IWGSC CS RefSeq v2.1, whole genome shotgun sequence DNA contains the following:
- the LOC123187617 gene encoding nucleolar protein 56 translates to MALYLLFESASGYALFHAHGIDEIGQSVDAVRSTVLDLKRFSKAVKLAGFTPFLSAVDALNQCNAISEGIMTDELRNFLELNLPKVKEGKKAKFTVGVMEPKVGSHITEATGIPCQSNDYVQELLRAVRLHFDQFIEQLKPSDLEKAQLGLGHSYSRAKVKFNVNRVDNMVIQAIFLLDTLDKDVNSFSMRVREWYGWHFPELVKIVNDNYLYAKLAKFVVNKSDLSEKDIPALADLIGDEDKAKEIVEAAKASMGQDLSPVDLINVQQFAQRVMNLSEYRKNLYEYLVTKMNDIAPNLTSLIGEMVGARLISHAGSLSNLAKCPASTLQILGAEKALFRALKTRGNTPKYGLIFHSSFIGRASTKNKGRMARYLANKCSIASRIDCYSDMSSSIFGEKLREQVEERLDFYDKGVAPRKNLDVMKAAIDGLTNTEDDDGKENGDASVKKSKKKSKAEANSDAMDVENAATEAETGTEKKKKKKHKLEEPQDVEMQANGDDETPKKKKKKNRDAESVDPKTGTEGKSKKKKKKSKADDDE, encoded by the exons ATGGCGCTCTACCTGCTCTTCGAGTCCGCGTCCGGGTACGCGCTCTTCCACGCGCACGGCATCGACGAGATTGGGCAGAGCGTCGACGCCGTCCGCTCCACCGTGCTGGACCTCAAGCGGTTCAGCAAGGCCGTCAAGCTCGCCGGGTTCACCCCCTTCCTCTCCGCCGTAGACGCCCTCAACCAGTGCAACGCCATCTCCGAAG GGATCATGACTGACGAGCTTAGGAACTTCCTGGAGCTCAACCTGCCCAAGGTGAAGGAGGGGAAGAAGGCCAAGTTCACCGTCGGCGTCATGGAGCCCAAAGTCGGGTCCCACATCACCGAGGCCACCGGAATCCCTTGCCAGTCCAACGACTATGTCCAGGAACTGCTTCGTGCAGTGCGGCTGCATTTCGATCAATTCATTGAGCAACTCAAG CCATCTGACCTGGAGAAAGCCCAGCTAGGTCTGGGACATAGCTATAGCAGGGCCAAGGTGAAGTTCAATGTGAATCGTGTGGATAATATGGTGATTCAAGCGATCTTTCTGTTGGATACACTTGACAAGGATGTCAATTCCTTCTCTATGAGAGTGAG GGAATGGTATGGATGGCATTTTCCTGAGCTGGTCAAGATTGTGAATGACAATTACCTCTATGCTAAGCTTGCCAAGTTTGTGGTAAACAAATCAGACTTGTCAGAGAAGGACATACCAGCTTTAGCGGATCTAATTGGAGATGAAGACAAGGCAAAAGAAATTGTTGAGGCAGCAAAGGCATCTATGG GCCAGGATCTTTCACCTGTTGATTTGATCAATGTCCAACAGTTTGCTCAGAGGGTCATGAATCTATCCGAGTACCGTAAAAATCTCTATGAGTATCTGGTGACAAAGATGAATGACATTGCTCCAAACCTGACGTCATTGATTGGTGAAATGGTTGGAGCTCGGCTAATCTCTCATGCTGGCAGTCTTTCAAATCTTGCAAAATGCCCTGCTTCTACTCTGCAGATACTGGGTGCTGAAAAGGCACTCTTCAG AGCTCTGAAAACACGTGGAAACACACCAAAGTATGGCCTCATATTCCACTCATCTTTTATTGGTCGTGCATCAACCAAGAACAAGGGAAGGATGGCTCGATACCTTGCAAACAAATGTTCCATTGCTTCACGTATTGACTGCTATTCAG ATATGAGTAGCTCCATTTTTGGTGAGAAGCTGCGTGAACAAGTTGAGGAGAGGCTAGATTTCTACGATAAGGGTGTTGCACCCCGCAAGAACCTTGATGTGATGAAAGCTGCTATTGATGGCTTGACAAACACAGAGGATGATGACG GCAAAGAGAATGGTGACGCATCTGTGAAGAAAAGCAAGAAGAAGTCCAAAGCTGAGGCTAACAGTGATGCGATGGACGTTGAGAATGCCGCAACAGAAGCTGAAACTGGAaccgagaagaagaagaaaaagaagcacaAGCTTGAGGAGCCGCAGGATGTGGAGATGCAAGCCAATGGCGATGATGAGacccctaagaagaagaaaaagaagaaccgcGACGCCGAGTCTGTTGATCCTAAGACGGGCACCGAGGGgaaatccaagaaaaagaagaagaaatccaaggctgATGACGACGAGTAG